From a single Miscanthus floridulus cultivar M001 chromosome 8, ASM1932011v1, whole genome shotgun sequence genomic region:
- the LOC136468965 gene encoding xyloglucan endotransglucosylase/hydrolase protein 24-like has protein sequence MGKARAHQLLASLAAIYLILAVTQHVIVTGILTDDLEIMWGNAKFVTDSSGQQAIALALDRSTSSAFRSKKTCQFCRVDIEIKLVPGNSAGTVTTFYMITENPWQFHDEIDIEFLGNSSGQPYTMHTNMYARGQGGREKQYKFDFDPTQDYHTYTIIWNKDWILFLVDDKLYRQIKNNQIYGAPYPYYYPMRVYATIWNADEWATQGGRVKTDWSQAPFTAYFRNYRAISCDLYQASPLCLPGSGWFDQQLDESRKQQLAQVDSSNKIYDYCTDSNRYKNGAPAECGVTS, from the exons ATGGGAAAGGCTAGGGCTCATCAGCTCCTAGCCTCCCTAGCGGCTATCTACCTCATCCTAGCCGTCACCCAGCATGTCATTGTCACCGGCATCCTGACCGATGACCTCGAGATAATGTGGGGCAACGCAAAGTTCGTCACTGACAGCAGCGGCCAACAGGCCATCGCGCTGGCTCTTGATCGCTCAACTAGCTCTGCGTTCCGCTCCAAGAAGACATGCCAGTTTTGCAGGGTAGACATAGAGATCAAGCTCGTCCCTGGAAACTCGGCCGGCACCGTGACCACATTCTAT ATGATAACCGAGAACCCGTGGCAGTTCCATGATGAAATCGACATCGAGTTTCTGGGCAACAGCAGTGGCCAGCCCTACACCATGCACACTAACATGTATGCCAGAGGACAGGGTGGCAGAGAGAAGCAGTACAAGTTTGATTTTGATCCCACTCAAGATTACCACACGTACACCATCATCTGGAACAAAGATTGGATCCT ATTCCTTGTGGATGACAAGCTATACCGGCAGATCAAGAACAACCAGATATACGGTGCCCCATACCCTTACTACTATCCAATGAGGGTGTATGCCACCATCTGGAACGCCGATGAGTGGGCTACACAGGGCGGCCGCGTCAAGACTGACTGGTCGCAGGCGCCATTCACCGCATACTTCCGGAACTACAGGGCCATTTCATGCGACCTATACCAGGCCTCCCCTCTGTGTCTCCCAGGCTCCGGTTGGTTCGACCAGCAGCTGGATGAGTCACGGAAACAGCAACTGGCACAGGTGGACTCTAGTAACAAGATATATGATTACTGCACAGACTCCAACAGGTACAAAAATGGGGCCCCTGCGGAGTGCGGGGTAACTAGCTAG